The nucleotide sequence CCAGCAAACTGGACTGAAGGCGATAAAGCTATGAAGCCAAATGACGCTGGCCTTAAAGAATACTTTGCTGAATAATCAGTAAGTAAGCTATAAAAGCGGAGCTTAGGCTCCGCTTTTTTTATGCCTCAATGAGTGAATTCAATACGATAGACTGGTATGACAAGAATGCAGAAAACTGGAGCGTTCTTGCAGATGGTGATGATATGAGTTGGCCTTATTCCGACTTTTTGTCTGCCCTACCAAAAACACCTGCACACATACTCGACCTCGGTTGTGGCAATGGCCGTGATATACTTTATTTCCAAAAGAAAGGGCACTTTGTCGACGGCATAGATGGTTCGAAAGAACTCTGTAAATATGCTGAAAAATCCAGCAATACTCAAATATATCAACAAAATTTCAGTCAGCTAAAACTTAAAAAAAATCACTATGACGGGATTTTTGCTAATGCCATCCTGATGCATATTGAACCTCAGGATAGAATAAACTTTTTAGATCAAGTTTTTTGCGGACTTTGCAAAAATGGGGTTTTTTATGCTCATTATCCAAAAGGCTCCGAAAGTACACTTGCAGATGACGGACGACTTTTACACCTTACACCAGATTGGCCACTCTTAGCTAAGACTTATAACTGGAACTTAGAACTTCACGAAGGAAGACCACAATTCTTACTGCCCGAAGATCAAAATTGGGAAGTCATTCGGTTTCGTAAAAATTAAATTAGAGATTACCTTTCCAAACATTCAACATTTTATTAAGTCCAAAAAATATGAACATACTCAATAGACACATACTAAAGAATCTACTTTACATCTTTGTAGCGTCCTTACTCGTCCTCACCTTCATACTTGTCCTTGGATTAATGATTAAGATTTTAAGCCGATTAGATACTTCTATTTCTCAGCTATTTATCTTAAAAATGTTTCTCATGTTACTCCCAAAAGTACTCGCTTATGCGATACCTATTGCCAGCTTAGTCAGCGTGACTTTAGTATTTAGTCGTATGTCGGCAGAAAATGAAATTACCGCAATGCGCGCCTCTGGCATCAGCCTCTGGCAAATTGTCAACCCAGCTATCCTTTTAGCTCTCGCCTCCTCAGGCTGTCTACTCTACCTAAATATGTTCGCAGTGCCCCACTTAGAAGCCACCCGAAAATCAATGATGAAAGGTGAATTACTTTCGAACCCTTCCAATTTTTTACGAGGTGGATCCACTATTGAATTAGGCAAACTCACCGTGAATATTGGAGAAAAAGAAGCTGATGGTACGCTAAAAGACCTAAGAGTAATTGAACTCGATCATTCTAAAGGAATTGTGGCTAATCAACTCCTCGCTCAAAAGGGACGCATTATTGATGCTAATGAAACTTCTT is from Lentisphaera profundi and encodes:
- a CDS encoding class I SAM-dependent methyltransferase, producing the protein MSEFNTIDWYDKNAENWSVLADGDDMSWPYSDFLSALPKTPAHILDLGCGNGRDILYFQKKGHFVDGIDGSKELCKYAEKSSNTQIYQQNFSQLKLKKNHYDGIFANAILMHIEPQDRINFLDQVFCGLCKNGVFYAHYPKGSESTLADDGRLLHLTPDWPLLAKTYNWNLELHEGRPQFLLPEDQNWEVIRFRKN
- a CDS encoding LptF/LptG family permease; protein product: MNILNRHILKNLLYIFVASLLVLTFILVLGLMIKILSRLDTSISQLFILKMFLMLLPKVLAYAIPIASLVSVTLVFSRMSAENEITAMRASGISLWQIVNPAILLALASSGCLLYLNMFAVPHLEATRKSMMKGELLSNPSNFLRGGSTIELGKLTVNIGEKEADGTLKDLRVIELDHSKGIVANQLLAQKGRIIDANETSFTIEFIDVIILDNNWEFTDNKDDDKQILNGVKVTRLPNANTTYTFYTNEELNSGDLRKRAKYLNLWEMIARLAVLEKKEQSKTVRREHTDLLYNLNKNLALAFSPLAFLLMALPFGLRSSRSETSIGLLISLIVMMVYYATILLTGAFDKHTALHPEILVWLPNIIFQSLGLGMIAFKVSH